The nucleotide sequence GTGGCATCAAGATTTTTACGCTTGTGCTGCCTGCGGGCGCCTGTTGCCACGCAAGGGAGAGCCTGCCTTAGCTGTACCTCCCAGGCTCTGCTGGGACTGCAGCCACCAGCGGCCGCCATTTGTGGTCGCCCGAGCCCTGGGTCCTTACCAAGATCAGCTGAAAGATGCGGTGTGGAAGCTGAAATACCAGGGAAGGCGGGATCTAGCTGAACCGTTAGGCCGGTTGATGGCCCGGGTGGCTTGGGCTGAGCCTCATACCCGCCAGCTGGCTAGCTCGGAGCAAAAGGAGCAGTGGCCAATGGTTATCCCGGTGCCTCTGCACTCGGAGCGGCTGAGGGAACGGACTTATAACCAGGCGGCGCTCCTGGCCCGGGCCTTGGGCCGGGAACTGGGGCTCCCGGTACGGGAAGACCTGCTCCTTCGGGTGCTTCCTACCCCCGACAGTACCGGGCTCACCCGGGAACAGCGGGAGCGAAGCGTTCGGGGAGCTTTCCAGGTAATTTCTGAGGATGCCAATGCTGGCTTAAAAGGGCGGGCGGTGCTTTTGGTGGACGATGTATATACCACCGGCGCCACTGTTGGCGAATGTGCCCGCACTCTCTTGGCAGCCGGGGCGAGGCAGGTGATGGTGATCACCTTGGCCACCGGCATCACCCGACCACCTGCCTTTACGGTTGGACCTGAGTAGCTTGGCTTATCCTCAGAGATTGGCGTTCACCGTTCGCGTTTGCAGCCGGTTTATTCTCCACCTTTTAACCGCTTGAGCCTGCGGTTTACTTCTTCTAACTCCTTTTCCAGGTGCTCCTTGTACTCCTCTAGCATCTCAATTTCCTCTTCCAGGCTAGGATAACCTGCTCCCCTCCACCAGTAGCCGGGAAAGCCGAAGGATAGTCCAAAGCCGAATGGGCCTCGAAACTCCCACCAGGGACCCCCCTTCTTATGCATCATCCATTCACCTCCACCCTAAGTAAAGTTTCTTCCCTTGCACCTTGAGCGGCGGGTATCCTGAAGGTCTCGATGCTAGTATCAAGATTATACCACGAGTGCCTTCGATCTTATCCGATCTTCCCCTAGGGAATGGGCCGGTAGCCCCATCCCGGAAGGTGATGACCCAACCGGGGATCCCATGGAATATCTTACCTCCATCATTCTCTACTGGATCAAGGCGAGGGTTAGGCTCGAGTAAATTCTTGCTAAGGACTTACGCAAGCAAACTAGACCCATGTTATAATCATTCCAAGGATAGGGAAAGCTTACTGGAAAGGCAGAAAGCGTATGCCTGTTCAGCTGGTTTTGGGCCGTGCTGGCAGCGGCAAGACCCATTGGGTATTGGAGTCGGTGCGAAAGCATCTTGTCGCCGGCGCTGATCCCCATGATTCAGGGCCGGCCCAGTCCCCTCTCATCATTCTGGTTCCGGAGCAGGCCACCTTTCAGACCGAGTACGCCCTTATCTCGGATCCAGACCTAGTCGGTAGCGTCCGGGCTCAAGTGCTGAGCTTCAGGCGCCTGGCGTGGCGCATCTTGCAGCAGGCAGGCGGAGCAGCCCGGCCTCCGATCGGGGAATTGGGAAAGCATATGCTGTTGCGGGCGCTGTTGGCGCGCCGGGAGGGAGAACTAGAAGTATTCGGCAAGGCAGCTCGCCAGGCTGGTTTCATCCAGCGCCTGGCCCAGACCTTGACGGAGCTCGAGGCTTACAACCTTAGCCCGGAAGGCCTACGGCGCTATAGCCGGTTCATAGAAGAGCCTGATTCCGGTCTTGGCGCCGGACGGACCGAGGGAAGGCTGCTGGCGCCAGGAGCTAGCCGATTTGTGGGGAGGAAGCTGCACGACCTAGCGGTGATTTACCAAGCTTACCAAGAGTATCTCCAGGGCCGCTACACCGACCCCGATGGGTACTTGCGTTTGGCTGCCCAGAAGTTGAAGGACGTGGGTTGGATAGCGGGGGCCCGGGTATGGGTGGATGGATTTTCAGATTTCACCCCGCAACAATATGTTCTCTTAGAAGGCCTCATCCAGGCTTGCCAGCAAGTTTACATAACTTTGGGCCTGGACCCAGACTTATACGACCAAGGGCGGGTGCGGCCTCCTTCCGACGGGGAGCCCTTCTTTATCACCCGCGAAACTCTTCACCAGCTCTGGCTTCGGGCCGAGAAGCTGAAAGTGGGGTGGCTTGAACCGGTCCAGCTTCCCCAGGGAGTAGCCGAGCCGAGCGGGGAGATGCTGCCGGGGACATCCCCAACCATGCCCATGCCGCGCTTTAAAGATGGCCGCTTGGCTCACCTGGAAGCGGAATTCTTTGAGCAACCCGGCCGGCCCTACCCGGACTGCCAACTTTCTGGGTCCCCTCTCCAGCTTGTCCGCGAGCCTCAGCCGTCGGCCGCAGGCCAACCTAATTCAGCCAAACCGGCTGAAACTGGTTCCGATTATGAACACCAGGGCATAGAAGTTTACGCCTGCATGAACCGGCAAGCCGAGGTAGAGGCTTGCGCCGAGTGTCTAGTGGAGCTGGTGCGTTCCCGAGGCTACCGCTGGCGGGAGGTGCTGGTACTGGCTTCTGACCTGGAGATCTACCACGATTTGATTGCCGCCACCTTTGCTGATTATGGCATTCCCTACTTCATCGACCGCAAGCGCCCGGTGAGCCACCACCCGCTGGTGGAACTGGTAGAGGGTTTGCTGGACCTGGTGGTCAACCACTGGGATTACGAGTCGGTATTCCGGATCCTCAAGACCGACTTCCTGCCCATACCGCGGGAGCAGGTTGACCGATTAGAGAACTACGTCCTGGCTTACGGGATTCGGGGGTCATTATGGTATTCCCAAGAGCCCTGGCGCTTTCATTCCCGGCTAACCTTGGCTGAAGACCAGGAATTAGAGCCGGAGGGACCGGTAGCCCAGGAGTTACAAATGATCAACCAAATCCGGCAGCAGGTGTTGGATGTGCTCCTGCCCTGGTACCGGCAGGTGTCCCAGGCTTTAACTTCTGATAATGAAGCTTCAGCCGGCCCGGGAGGGCGAGCCCCGGCCCGGCTGCTGACGGAGCTGCTCTACCGGCACCTGGAGAAGCTGGGTGTGCCCCAAACCTTGCACCGATGGCAGGGACAAGCCCAAACGGCCGGGGACTTAACCGCAGTTCAAATTCACAACCTGGTCTGGAACGGACTGGTGGACCTCGGCGATCAGCTGGTGGAGGCGCTAGGCGAGGAACGGCTTTCTTTGACCGAATACCGCGATATCTTGGCTACGGGGCTGGAGAGCTTGCGGCTAGGCCTCATTCCCCCTAGCTTAGACCAGGTGCTGGTGGGAGCGGTGGAGCGTTCCCGCAATCCCGAGGCCAAGGCAGCCTTCATCCTGGGAGCCAACGAGGGGCTATTGCCTCGCACCCCGACCGAGGATGAATTGCTGAACGACAAGGAGCGTCAGGAATTAGCCCGACTGGGGCTGAAGCTAGCTCCCCCCAGCCAACAAGCAGTAGTGCGCCAGCAGTACCTTACCTACATGGCCTTGACCCGGGCGTCAAAGTTTCTGTATTTGAGCTATTCCTTGGCTGATGAGGAAGGGCGGGCTTTAAATCCTTCCCTGGCAATTCGGAAGCTAAAGCGGCTCTTTCCTGACCTCCAAGAGAAATATGTAGGTCTGGAGAAATCCTTAGGGGTAACTGCCCGGCAGGCAGCTGCCTTTTTGGTTTCCCGTTGGTCGCAACTTCGGGTTCAGGCGAATTCTGGAGCCCGGAATCCTGATGAGTTGATGACCCTAACTGCCCTGCGCCGGTGGCTGGAGGCGGATCCCTCCCGCCGCCAAGAGGTTGGGCCGGTGTTGGCCAGCTTAAACTATGATAACCAAGAAAAGGCTCTTCCCCAGACCATGGTTGAGCAGCTTTACGGGCTTACCCGCGGCCACACCTTGCGCTCCAGCGTATCCCGGTTGGAACAGCTGGCCGCTTGCCCCTTTGCCCATTTTGCTGCCTATGGCTTGGGCCTCAAGGAGCGAAAGCTGTTTAGGCTGGACCCGCCCAGCATGGGCTCGTTTTTCCACGCTGCCTTGAGGACGCTGGTGGAGCGCTTGCCC is from Clostridia bacterium and encodes:
- a CDS encoding ComF family protein produces the protein MVARALGPYQDQLKDAVWKLKYQGRRDLAEPLGRLMARVAWAEPHTRQLASSEQKEQWPMVIPVPLHSERLRERTYNQAALLARALGRELGLPVREDLLLRVLPTPDSTGLTREQRERSVRGAFQVISEDANAGLKGRAVLLVDDVYTTGATVGECARTLLAAGARQVMVITLATGITRPPAFTVGPE
- a CDS encoding DUF5320 family protein, which produces MHKKGGPWWEFRGPFGFGLSFGFPGYWWRGAGYPSLEEEIEMLEEYKEHLEKELEEVNRRLKRLKGGE
- a CDS encoding exodeoxyribonuclease V subunit gamma translates to MPVQLVLGRAGSGKTHWVLESVRKHLVAGADPHDSGPAQSPLIILVPEQATFQTEYALISDPDLVGSVRAQVLSFRRLAWRILQQAGGAARPPIGELGKHMLLRALLARREGELEVFGKAARQAGFIQRLAQTLTELEAYNLSPEGLRRYSRFIEEPDSGLGAGRTEGRLLAPGASRFVGRKLHDLAVIYQAYQEYLQGRYTDPDGYLRLAAQKLKDVGWIAGARVWVDGFSDFTPQQYVLLEGLIQACQQVYITLGLDPDLYDQGRVRPPSDGEPFFITRETLHQLWLRAEKLKVGWLEPVQLPQGVAEPSGEMLPGTSPTMPMPRFKDGRLAHLEAEFFEQPGRPYPDCQLSGSPLQLVREPQPSAAGQPNSAKPAETGSDYEHQGIEVYACMNRQAEVEACAECLVELVRSRGYRWREVLVLASDLEIYHDLIAATFADYGIPYFIDRKRPVSHHPLVELVEGLLDLVVNHWDYESVFRILKTDFLPIPREQVDRLENYVLAYGIRGSLWYSQEPWRFHSRLTLAEDQELEPEGPVAQELQMINQIRQQVLDVLLPWYRQVSQALTSDNEASAGPGGRAPARLLTELLYRHLEKLGVPQTLHRWQGQAQTAGDLTAVQIHNLVWNGLVDLGDQLVEALGEERLSLTEYRDILATGLESLRLGLIPPSLDQVLVGAVERSRNPEAKAAFILGANEGLLPRTPTEDELLNDKERQELARLGLKLAPPSQQAVVRQQYLTYMALTRASKFLYLSYSLADEEGRALNPSLAIRKLKRLFPDLQEKYVGLEKSLGVTARQAAAFLVSRWSQLRVQANSGARNPDELMTLTALRRWLEADPSRRQEVGPVLASLNYDNQEKALPQTMVEQLYGLTRGHTLRSSVSRLEQLAACPFAHFAAYGLGLKERKLFRLDPPSMGSFFHAALRTLVERLPQGGRSWSQLSPEEEELLARQVAEELTPNLQNEILLSTARYRYLAEVLKRTVVRAAAVLGSYARRGCFWPVAVELPFGMGARERGSDQLSLPAYEVNLGGGKKLLVRGVIDRVDVAWGPRPETPPPVGNIAIFRKLMGSPAPDWDAFDPAGPYAGEREGSRADGNGPDGNKAGGSDGAWYVRVIDYKSSKRSWRLDETYYGLSLQLLLYLAVAWRQAQRLVEPEANSALIVPAGMFYFAVQDPLAPQPGPTDPSRAEKALRSRLCLRGLVVGDPTVVQLMDREAWPSTSWQYVKALRDRGVVGQETVSASHQQMKLLLSFLDLRLKELGQRLLSGDVGIHPYRKGTSSACQFCLYRAVCQFERGVGGNRYRLLSDMQPDQLWSRLEAEVAGNELD